The Arcobacter arenosus region TTTAGTTTTTTTAAAATTTAGAACATTTGTTCTAAAACTATAACTACATAAATTTTAAAGTTCGCTTAACGTACAAAAGTTACAAATAAGCTTAGAATAGCATTAAAATAGCATTTTTTTAAAAAGTATAGATATATAGGTAGTTTACTGGTAAGATAAATTTTTAAGTCAAAATTTATGCAAAAAAGAAATTTTAAAATTTTTTAAAAATTTATTAAAAAATTAGATATTTGTTAGATTTTTTATTTTATTTTGAACTAGTTCAATGGAACTAATCAATGAAGATTTTTCTAAACCTTTTTGCGTGTGATAAGGTTTCAAAGTGTATAAAAGATTTAATATTCCATGAAGTTTTCTAAGATTTTCATCCTCAACTTTTGTAAATATCCAATAAAGTTCCCATTGAGAACCAATTACCCATGTATTTGAACAAACAAACTGAAGTTCATCTTCATCTAAACTTATCATATATCCATATTTTGCTTGGTGTAAAAATAGATGTTTTAACTCTTTTGCTTTTTCTAAAACTCTTTTTTCTATTGTTTCTTTTACTTTTGGATATGTTTTATATAAGTTACTAATCTCTAATCTTA contains the following coding sequences:
- a CDS encoding TetR/AcrR family transcriptional regulator produces the protein MSTRRDDILETATQLFNEKGCMNSSTRHIADKLGISVGNLYYYFKNKEEIIIAIYENYMESISSHLTSIKDDIDAPFDYYSLFSTQMELEKKCAFLRLEISNLYKTYPKVKETIEKRVLEKAKELKHLFLHQAKYGYMISLDEDELQFVCSNTWVIGSQWELYWIFTKVEDENLRKLHGILNLLYTLKPYHTQKGLEKSSLISSIELVQNKIKNLTNI